CAGTAAGGCAAGTGGTAAGGCAGCCTGCCTTTCCGTTTGCCACCCCGCTTTTCTGCCTGTTGATGTGCCTGGCAGCACTGGCAAAGGGGCGGGAAGGTGAGAGGTGACGCAGCCCACCTCCCAGCTTCCCCGCCTTTCGGGATGCCTGGCAGCACTGGCAAGCCAAACAGCgaggcagcccgcttccccaATTGCCCGCTCACCGCCTTCTATTCTGCCGGGGCATCTGGCAGCTCCGGCAAAGGGGCGAGAAAGCAAGCAGCAAGGCGGCCCACCTTCCCGCTTGCCTCCCTACTTTTCTGCCCCTCGGTGTGCCTGGCAGTGCTGGCGAACAGGCGGGAAGGCAGGTGGTGAGGCTGCCCGCCTTCTAGCTTCCCCGCCTATCAGGGCACCTGGCAGCGCCGGCAAGGCGAGCGGTGAGGCAGCTTGCTTCCACACTCGCCACCCCACCGCTTTCTGTGTTGCTGGGGTGCCCGGCAGTGCCGCAAAGAGGCGGGAAGGTGAGTGGGGAGGTGGCCCTTCTCCCCACTTGCCTCCACACTTCCCCGCCTGTCGGGGTGCCTGGCAGTGCCGGCGAGTGGCGAGGCAGCCCGCTTTCCCGCTCACTTCCCCACCGCCTTACGCACTGCCGGAGTGCCCGGTAGCACCGGCAAAGCGGCAGGAAGGTGAGCGGAGATGCATCCCGCTTCCCCACTCGCCTACCCTACATCTTCCTTGCCGCTGGGGCGCCCTGCCCGCTTCTCTGCCTCTCAGGCGAGCAGCGAGGCGGCCCGCTTCCCCGCTTGCCTCCCCACCACCTTTCGGGCTGCTGTGGCGCCCGGCAGCGCCAGGGAAGAGGTGGGATGGCGAGTGGCAGGCTCCccgcctccctccttccccgcctGTCGGGGTGCCTGGCAGCACCGGCAAGCCTCTTTCCTGCTCGCCTCCCCACCACCTTCCCTGCTCCTGGGGCACCCAGCAGCGCCTGCAAAACGGTGGCAAGGCGAGCGGCAAGGTGGCCCGcctccccacttttctccccccttCCGCGCCTGTTGGGGCCTCTGGCAGCACCGGCAAGGTGAGTGGAgaggcagcccgcttccccacttgcctccccaccGCCTTACGCACAGCTTGGGCGCCCTATAGCGCTGGTAAAGCGGCGGGAATGCGAGCGCTTGCCTCCCCGCTTCTCCGTCGGTCAGGGTTCCTAACAGCGCCATCgaaggggcaggaaggcgagCAGCGAGGCAGCCCTCTTCCCCGCTTGCATCCCCACCGCCTTCCGCTGGGGCGCCTGGTAGCGCAGCTGAAGGGGCCGGAAGGCGAGCTGTGAGGCGGTCCACCTCCCCACTTCCCGCTGTCTGGGTGCCCGGCAGCGTAGGGGAAGGGGCGGGCATGTGGCAGCAGGAAGGGgctttcttgggggggggaggccatgGACCAGACGCCCCTCAACATTTTTCACTGTggccgcccccgccccctctACGCTTATGGTTTTACCTCCTCCCAACCGAGACACTGGGAGGCGGCCGAATTTTTAATACTAGGAATTGGCATAGAAAAACACAGGCACATACACCCTTTTTTCTACCACCAACGGCATCTACTGACGTGTTATGGTCTTTAAGCCAATGGTAGTGCACATTGCACGTGAACATGGTCCTGTCAACCAATCAGACTTTTCACATCCACGTGCCACCATGAGCTAAGGAATTCATCTCAGCCCCTGGTCTTCGACCCCCACCAGTCTAAAGGAAACCAATAGGAAACTGAGCGTCTGTTTTGCGTCACATGACCTGACCTTAATTGAGGAGAGACGCAGAGCGTATTAAGAAATCGAACCATAATATAGTACCTGTAATCCTTCCGCCAGGTTTGGATCTGGGCTAATTACGGGGTTCGAAGTTCCCTTAAAGGGGCTGTTTTGTTCCTAGTGTCTTCGAGAGGGTCTTGATCACCAGACCCACTCTTTTGACTGAATCTGTTTTAAAATCTAGAAACAGTTAGCGGAAGGTTCTACTCAAATCCCTGTTCTTTGACCGAGTCGCCTGCCGGATCTCCTTGAGTATAAAAAGGGAAAACGCGGGCGCCGCGTTCTCATTGTTAGACGTTGACGGAGCTGATTGTTTGTTTGTGAGTCGTCCTGTAGAGGCACGGCTCTTCAGCTAGGCGCCGATTCAGCTACCGCAGCCGCCGCCATGGCTGTGCAGGGGTGGTAGTGCAAGCGGCGGCGTTGGCCATTGCAGAGGCGCAGCATCAGCGGCCGCGGCCTCGGCACCTCCCGGCATCTGCAACCATGGCGTGAGTATtggaaagaggtggtgggctGGGGATACGCTGGGTGGAGGTTGGGTCGCTTTAGTCCCTTCGGAAGAGGAGAGAACATTAGATAAACAAGGCGGGGAAGATGGTAATATCGCCGTCGTCGGCCTCTCGTGTTTTTAAAGATGGAATGGGAGAAGGCGGGTGAATATGTGATCTTGGGAAAGACCCACCAGCCTTTGAACGGGAAGATGGAGTGAGAAAtgaaggggaagagaaaagggGACCCAGTACATGAAACACCGCTGCGGATGGGTTGTGTGAGAGAGAGGCTGTTTGTTTGTAGATGCGATTTAATGAGCTTCTGGGCTCCCTCAGCTAATTAGAGAAGGGGTGGATTCCCTGAACGCCTATACGAATTCCCTTAGTAGGCTGGCATCTGGGCACAAAGCATGGGTAAAAATGGCACATCAAGCAAGGCGTCTGCATTTTTTCTGTCTGACAAGCAGAACTATAACATAAGAATACCTAGTGTACACAATGTGGTAGGAAAACCCCAACTCCTAAATCTGCTTATCAGATGTGGGAACTGTGCCTGCGAGTCCTAATTGCTGATCTGACTTGTTAACTAGTATTGCCTAGGGTTGTCTATCTTGTCTTGTGAAGGGCTCAGTTTGAAGGGGAACTGGTTGATGTAACTATTTGTGGAAAGAATGCCCGTTCCTTGATCACTGGTTGCAAATTCAAACTATTTGGCACTTCTTCGGGGTGAAGAGTGGCCAGACAGTAGAATGCCAAGGCTAGTCTTAAGTAACCTTGGTGAAAACGTGGCAGGATACAAAATGGCGGCCTATATATAGGGTGGGACCGGCACAGCAGGCAGATCGTGAAATGGCTGCAGCTGTTATTACAATGCTAATGAATGCATGAATCACAACCAGAAAGGATGGTGGGTGGAGCTGTAATTAGCTTTAGCCATATATGGCCTTGAGGAACTTGAGTTGGCtgcctgccacatgcaaggataTTCTTGACAAATCCTAGTTGGCGCTGTTGTGCAGTAGGGCTTGTTGGCATAAGAATTCTTAACTTGAAGTTGATCCAGATACAGTAGTGGCTCAAAAAAGCAGAAGTACAGCTCTATTGCCGCCTTGCTGTTTAGTAAAATGTGAAATAAAAATTATGGTTGTCCTCTTCCTACAGGAGGAATGACTCCAATATAAATCCAGTGGCTATGTTTTCAGTGACACACTTTTGTCTTTATCTTTCAGGTTTTTCAAGGTACCACACAGCAGTTTTGCTGTAACCAAGAAAGATACCATCAACGATTCTACTCTTTTTGATCACAGAATACTAAAACTTGGCAAAAATGAGCCTCTCAAACACAGAGATGATGTTGGGGGACTTTCTGTCCCCCTTCAGCCAGCCGTGTTTGGTGGCTGAGGAAGGTCTGGGACTCCTAGATGACTACCTGGAGGTGGCCAAGAACCTCGGTTCGCATGGGTTCTCCAGCGACAAGGCTAAAGTGGGCTCCTCCGATTGGCTGGCTGTGGATAGTTTGAACAATGCCACATACAACAGCCAGGGTAAGATGTACATACAGTCACACGTTGTGAATGTTTTGGTAATGCATTGTGGGGATTCTATAAATAAAACAGGAGTGGCAACCTTAACTCTGAAGGTGACATTGCTAGCAACATATGTTCAGTCTTTATCTTAAGCACATGCAAGGAAGGGAAAGGTAATTAATGGCAAAGTGCCCTTGATTTTTGATTAAACATATTCAGAAAACTGAATTTTTAATAGAAATTACTGTTCTTTCTTGACAGAGGATGCCTTCTCTGGCATGGATTGGATGGTGGAGAAGATGGATCTGAAGGAGTTTGACTTTGATGCGCTGCTAGGTATTGATGACTTTGAAGCCACCGTCTCCCCAGATGAGCTTATGGCCACGTTGGAAGACACGTGTGAACCATTTGACCCTTCCACCCCAGAAATTCCCAACAAAGAAACGTCACAGACAACAGAATCAGTTATACATTCCCCTGTGTCCCTCCCTGGGGCAGACCAGGTTGCTCCACTAGCCCCATTGTTGCCATTTCCACTTTCCCCAGAGTCACTGGTTTCCAGCGCAGACCATTCTTTCAGCTTAGAACTAGGCAGTGAAGTGGATGTTCTTGAAGGAGACCGAAAAACAGAAGCCCATATCTTTGTAGTGGTAATTCCCAAGTGTGAGATGGAGGAAGAAGTCCACTCTGACAATGATAGTGGAATAGGCATGAGCCCATCATACTTAGGGACACCCCAACAAAGTCCTACAACCTCCATTAGTTCCCCAAGTGATGGCCAGTCTGTTACAGCCCTGCATGACAGTTCTGCGCGCCCCAAGCCGTATGATCTCCCTGAAGAGAAGGTAGTGTCAGCAAAGGTGAAGGGAGAAAAGAGAATAGACAAGAAACTGAAGAAGATGGAGCAAAATAAGACAGCTGCTACACGTTATCGGCAGAAAAAAAGGGCAGAGCAGGAGGCCTTATCAGGAGAGTGTAGCGAACTAGAGCAGAAGAATGAGGCCCTAAGAGAGAGAGCAGATTCCCTGAGCAAAGAAATTCAGTATTTGAAAGATCTAATTGAAGAGGTCCGCAAGGCCAAGGGTAAAAAAGCTAAAGCCCCAGAATAAGGGTAGTCAAAGAATGGATGTTACATGCATGTATATAAGAGCTTAGTTTGAACAGCTGTGTATTCCTGCTTAATAAATTATTTTCTAATACATGTTTCTTGTGGTTGGAGTGAAGAGTTGCTTGGAAACTGGTATACACATCTAACATGTTCTTTGAAACTAAATGCAATGAAAACGAAGCGAAgttaatatttatagaatgaaACTACTTGAAAGTTAGGAATGAGCACCTGCTTTTAAAAGGCTAGGATTAATATGCAACCTTTGGAAGTAAGTGCAAAATCTACAAGGCTTCGTCACAATGCCAGTCTAGTAACTATTAAAGTACATGTCTAAATGTAACAGGCAACTGACAATTCTGAGATTAATCAAAGTGAGCCTTGAAGCTGCCTGCAGTACTAATTGCAGTTTTCCTGTAGTTGTGTACCTGAAAGAAAcaaccaggtgtgtgtgtgtataacaaGTACTGAGGGGAAGTTATGAGTAGTGTAGTCCTACTTTGGAAAACTAGGCAGATTTTTTTCTGCCTTTCTACTGGTATACAAAGAGATACGTAATGTTCAGTAGTACGCTATGCAACACTTTTTAGGGTGCTATTGCTTTCATGGTGAAGATACTCCATTTAGATTCAGTAGTGAATTGCCACTTTTTGTTGAATTACTGGAAATGTGCTGATGTCTTTTTTACTAGTGCAAGTTTGTTAGGCAAAACTCACACGTTCAGTTTATCTGAAGCTTAGTAGAGTTGTCTGTTGCTATAATCTTGCTGTATTTTGCATCCAGGCTCGATCCAGCTAACCTCCatgtgtattatagctagcttcctgaaaCTAAATTTACAATAGCCTTCCCATGCTCTACCTGGATTATAAGGATTCCTTCCTTTTCCACATTTGGTCTCTAATGAAGGGACCTCTGATTCTtgaaaccctgaaaatctagttggtctttatggtgctactggacttcagtCTTGCTCTTTGATagcccaacacagctacccacctgaaacttaatTTACTTCGCCCTATTGTCCCAGGTGTTTACTAGGCCTGGCTGGGGTTTGTGTTGTGATCTGGAAAGATGAGACAGGTAATACAACCTTTCCCACCTCTTAGATGTCAAAAATAGACCACCTTCCTACTGCCACAAATAAGGTTAATAGACTTGAATGTGGTTTCTCTGATTAATTTTGTCCTAGTGTACACTGCTGACAAGAGAGGGGTGGTATTTCAAATCCTTGGCAGGAAACCCAGTAACATACACTGTGATACCAACTTGTTTCCTTAGCAACAAAGTAAAGCAGAATGACTCAATTTGTTACACCTGTTAATATTTTCTGGGTAAATCAAATTGTAATGGGATTGTGAGGCTTATTGGGCAAAGAGTGTTAACATGGTTGAACCAAATCTGGAACACTGACAAGATCCTGCTCATTCTTTTCTAAAATTACTGCCCTTTGTGTGAGAGCTCAAAACGCTTTCTACATTCTGACAAACATTTACACTGTGCGTGGTTTCATAGAATTTTAAAAGATCCATGTAATTTTGGCAACTTTTTGCCAATGTCAGGTCACCTGCAATATTTCAGTCTCCTGAAAGAATACACAAGCAGAAAATACAAGTTATTACCCCCAAACAACCACCCTTCCAATCCCAGTTTGGAGTAGCTGTCACTTAAGCCCACTAATTGTTGCTATGATATAAAAGCTCAGTCTTATAAACTCTAGTTGGTAGAGTGGCATGGGAGGTATAGTTGTCGGATAGAAAATGGAACTGGCTTTCGCCATTTTCCAATGCAAAGGATGTCTGCTGTTTATAGGAGGGGGAAATTTGAACTTGGCTGTccttactctaaccactacaccagttgTTAATGTAATCCCCAAAGATTATTTCTGAATAGCAAAAGTTCACTCAAGATTAATttgaaagaccccccccccacgcacacattTGCACATACTGATGCATTGTGACGAAGATGAGGTGCAATTAAGTGTCATGTTAGGAGCCCCCCACagtaaaataatacattttgATAACTGAGTAAGTAGGAAAAGTTCCTCAAGAATGAGAGGAGCTGCCCCTGATCAATGAAAGGTGAATAAAATACTAGACCAGAACACACTATATATAATCAGACTTCTCTGAAGTTCTCAAACATCATTCTTCCTCAAATGTAGTTCTCATTccaccttcccccttccttttgtgAGTCTCTTGGATTGCTTTTCATTAGCTTTTAAAACGTGATTGTATTGtttctctttggtttttaattttgTGACAGTTGAGGGTTCCCCTGCTGGAAAGATTCCATGTAGGAACTTCCAGAAAAAGGTAGCTATGCAAACTTTTATAGTAAGGAATGTTACAAGGTAATTTACCTTATTTTCTAACTAGGTGGCTTGGAGGTGACTGGGAGATTAAACTATTGCTTACACACTATAATTTACTGCACAGTCATCCTCTGCTGCTATGAAGGAGGCACAGCTGATTATTTTCCAATACTCAGTGTTTGCAAAGGGGAGAAGGAAAGCAATCAAGAAAATAGCTAAGCAATGTTTTGGATGGGTCCACCCAAATAATTCAGCAAAAGCAACTTGAGTAATGCCTCCATCACCAGTTATGTTTTCCATGGAATTAGAAAAATATTTAAACAGTTCACAGTTCTATACATCTCAAATATGCAAATTTATCTGGTATCTACAGGCAATGAAACTGCAAGCCCGGGAAATTAGCCCTATGACTGCAATACCTGAAATTCTGTACTTTAATAGAAAACAAGGTAATTAAAAGACAAAATAGTATAGGAACAGTATATGCATCAAAAGCATTTATGAAAAGCAAATGCAAGAACAGGCTTagctttaacttttttaaaaataccagtaATTTAAGCTGTCAAAGTTGAAGATGCTGGATCAGAAATGTTTTTGAAGCATCTTTTGGGTCTCTGCCTGCCTCTAAGACAGTTGCCTTTTCCTGAGAAAAGTATTGTGGATAATGTGCAGCGGCTTAATCACCTGAGCAGAAAAAGATTGCTGCTCAAAAATTTCAAGAAAGTCCGCAGACACTGTGCAGCTGTAGCCCAAGATACTCCGGTCTCTTCACTATGGTTGTCTTCTGACTCTTATTTCATCAACACAGCTTTTCCTATAATTTTACTGTCTGCTAATGTTTTGTGACATTTAGATATTGATTGATATTCACCTGTTCTTCAGCTTTGTTATTGTTCAGTGCAGTGATTTGGgtttgtagggttgccattttgaaagagagCAAATATCTCCATTAGTGCTCTCCTTTTTGGTTTAATCTTGAAGCCTTCACATTTTTCTTCATCAGAAGAACATCACTTCTCTCCAGTTATCTCCATGTTCAATTTAAAGTTGCAGGCTTACCAACAGGCCAGGGCCATGCTGCATTGAAGACTGCATCCTTGATTGTGTACAGTAACTGAAACTCTTGAATTTTACCAGCAGTTTCCTGATAAAACCCATTCTGTAGATGTCTTTTAAATTTTCAATAATTCCCTGATATTTACATGGAAACAGCAAGGGGACATTTGTAGGCAGGATGACTGAAAATATTGCCAGGCCCAAACTCTACTTCAGAAGGATGAGCTCAACAGCTACCCAAAAGCAGGCACACATTTGTGTCTTCTGGCACTCCAAGTTCCTTCACATGGTCTTTAACAATGAgaataaatatatgaatatatttACTTGTCCATTCTCCCATTTAGCTGTGCCTGCATTCTACAGGTAGTTATACATCACCTTTGAATGCTCTTGGCTGCTTGAACTTTTTGAGACCACTAGAAACTTGATCTTGCTGAGTGCCAGCAGCGTTTGCACAGATAAGTATAGGGATGTGGTCCTTGTTCTTCCTGAATCCATGTTTATGAACATCACCTGCATCAGCAAGGGCTGAAGTCAGCAAGCAAAGCCAAGAGTCCCATTTCATCAACATTGTAGATGTGCCTGGGGTTATGCCATACTCTGCAATCAACTGATTAAAAAATACATAATATTTTCCTGCAGTCCCATGATGAGTAGATTGTTCCTCTTCCTCGTCTGATACCATGTCACGCCTTAAAGCATGCCAACCAGCCACCAAAAAAAACAATGCAGGTCTCAGTCATTCCCATCTGGTGATAAAGGTCTTTGGCCTTTTTTATCAACACTGGGCCAGGAACAAGAGCTCCCTCAGAATGCTTTAAGAGAAAACATTCACAGAATACACTTAATTGCTCCATTTTTGGTTTCTGCAAAGTACAGGTTTCTCATTCGCTTTGCTTGTCTCAGAACCGAGTGTGAATCTCATCAGATCTACTTTCTGCACCTTAGTATAGACAGTTGATGACCCAATACCAAACTCATGCATCATTTGGCCCCCGTTTTCTCCTCTTTCCAGGCACCTAGTTATGTCCAGTTTCTGAGTTATTGCCAATACAACAcactttcttttctctcctttgctTGTTGACAATGCACTGCTCACTATTTAtgtgcagctgcacagagagggaAGAGGGTTGGCAAAAGCACCTgggtcctcctcctcccccccctttcctggatCTCTCCTTTAGGCTGAAGATGGGTGGGTGGGTATGCCTTTCTCAGTGAGCCACACTCATTGCTTCTCTTTGTCTGGCTAGGCTGCTGCCACCTGTCCTGCTATGCTCCATGGTATCCTGAAGGGCCATGGGTTTGCAGCCTCCGTCATTGTAAGCCACAGTGTCTGCAAACATGCAGCTTGTTGCTTGCCCTAGCCAAGAGCTTCAGCATGAAGCGCGGAAGCAGATTAGAAGGAGTGAGTGGAGGGCATTCCCTCTCATTTGCCAGGGTGGGGGTTAGACTTAGCCATGTTACTTCTGATTCAAACTTCTAATGTTGaattggaaaaaataaagctAGACATAGCAAAGCTGGAAGACGATTTAAAAACCAAGGTTACTCTTGATGAGTTCAATCGCAAGAAAGCTGAATTGGATCAGTGTATTGCTGACAGCAAAGAACAGCTGAAAGCAATTAAACTTAAGAAATTTGAAAGGGATAGGAAGGACTACACCACTGGGCGTATTTATCAGTGGAGGGATGATATTACTGTGAAACCCCGCAAGAGGGTGACCTGGGCTAGTAGTTTACAACAGGGGTCTGAATACGAGACCACTGAACCATCCGAGACAGACACCTCCGGAGATGAAGGTACTAGTATCAGGACACTCAGGAACCGCGAGATTCCTCGTCAGCCGGGGGGTCATTTTTTAGGGAAACCTTCGTCCCGGTTCAAAAGGAACAACAGAACCCGGACTTGATATTCAACCTGTCATCGAGAGCTTTGACGGGCGTTGAGAAAACTGTTCTTAACAAGGGGCTAGGCTTTGTTCCAGCACCACGCTATAATGCTTTTCATACACGTGTAGATTTCTTCAAATTGATTAGACTTATCAAACTTAGAAGGATCTTTGATAATGCTGGGGCCCCGGCACCAACTACAGGGATTAGGGTTAGATCTACTTTTTGTCCGTCCATTTCGGATCCATTAATCGATTCTTTTGAACAGGTCGTCCTTAGGGACATTGGCCGTATGGAACATAATAAAATTCATTGTACCCACAACCTGACCAAACAGGAATGGCTTGCCCTACAGTCCCTGAGGGATGATGATGGCATTATAATCAAGGCTGCCGATAAGGGGGGTGGCGTAGTAGTTCAGGATACTGTCCATTATGTGCAGGAGGTTGAACGCCAGCTTAGCATTCATACTGATTACCAACGGATCCCCAGTAACCCCTTAGTGCACATTCAACGGATCATTAGGATTGTGTTGGAAGAAGGGTTACTTTCTAACGAGATTGATCAGAAAACCTATGAGGCTTTAATTAATAAACAACCCCGTACCCCGGTTTTCTATATTTTACCAAAAGTACATAAACCGGGGTGCCCGCCGCCCGGCAGACCAATAATTTCGGGCTCTAACTCGGTTTTAGAGCCTCTATATGtatattgatttttttctccagcccCTGGTAATCGAGACTGCGGCTTATCTCAAGGACACCACGTCCCTTATATCCCTTTTAGAACCCTTGAAGGTACCTGAGACAGCATATTTGATGACCTTCGATGTCAGGTCTCTGTATACATCTATACCGCACGAGGGGGCTAGAGCCGTGGTAGAAACTGCACTTTTGTCACGGACTTTACAGAGTCCCTCCACCCCATTTTTGCTTAGCCTCCTGGATATTAttctagaaaaaaattatttcagattcgACCATACCTATTATTATCAGGTCAAAGGTGTGGCAATGGGGTGTGCTGCGGCCCCCAGCATTGCCAATCTTTATATGTCACGTTTGGAACAGCAACATGTTTTTTCAGAGTCTAATCCCTTTAAGAAGTTTATTGTTTTCTACAAACGATACATTGATGACGTCATAGCCATTCTTGATTCCCCTACCCCCGCGGAAGAATTTGGTCATTGGCTTAATACTCTTGACCCGGACATAGAGTTTTCCTGGGTTGGGAGTACAAGTTGTATTAATTACCTAGATGTCACCATTTACAAACGTACACCTGGTTCGCTGGGTGTGCGTCCTTATGTAAAACCAACGGACAGGAATTCATATTTACATTATGACTCCTTCCACCCTAGACGTTTGAAAAGTAACATCCCCATTGGCCAATTTTTAAGAGtcagacggaattccaccaaTTATTTTGATTTCAAACAGCATAGCCGGGCAATGGATGTTTGTTTTGCCTTGAGAGGCTACCCAGAGGAGGTTAGACGACCAGCTATCAGGAGAGCGGCGTCCACCCCACGTGAGGCGCTCCTACAGCCTAGACCCCGCCAGCGAGACTCCAGAATTAAATGGTCCCTGGAATATACTTCCATGACAGGGgccataaataaaattattaggAAACACTGGCATTTGGTGAGCGGGATCCCAGGCTGTGAGCAATATCCTCTAGCGGGTCTTAGGAGAACTAGAAGCCTTAAAGACATTCTAGTTAGATCGGAATTCAGTAGATCTGCTCCCGGTCGTTCTCTTCCCTCTGGACATTTTCCATG
The Eublepharis macularius isolate TG4126 chromosome 9, MPM_Emac_v1.0, whole genome shotgun sequence genome window above contains:
- the ATF4 gene encoding cyclic AMP-dependent transcription factor ATF-4; this encodes MSLSNTEMMLGDFLSPFSQPCLVAEEGLGLLDDYLEVAKNLGSHGFSSDKAKVGSSDWLAVDSLNNATYNSQEDAFSGMDWMVEKMDLKEFDFDALLGIDDFEATVSPDELMATLEDTCEPFDPSTPEIPNKETSQTTESVIHSPVSLPGADQVAPLAPLLPFPLSPESLVSSADHSFSLELGSEVDVLEGDRKTEAHIFVVVIPKCEMEEEVHSDNDSGIGMSPSYLGTPQQSPTTSISSPSDGQSVTALHDSSARPKPYDLPEEKVVSAKVKGEKRIDKKLKKMEQNKTAATRYRQKKRAEQEALSGECSELEQKNEALRERADSLSKEIQYLKDLIEEVRKAKGKKAKAPE